In Pseudanabaena yagii GIHE-NHR1, a genomic segment contains:
- a CDS encoding SDR family NAD(P)-dependent oxidoreductase — translation MTAIALIIGAGSGLSASLARLFAKEGITVALAARQIDKLAGLAGEIGASRFTVDASKPDQVEQLFNQVEQQLGVPTIVIYNPSARISGAIVDLDPVEVLRTLEITAYGGFLVAQAAAKRLLKVGEGAIFFTGASASVKGYARSAPFAMGKFALRGLAQSLARELAPQNIHVAHFVIDGGIRSDRRPEPVDKPDSLLDPDAIAQTYLSILRQPRNAWTWEIELRPWVETF, via the coding sequence GGCGCAGGGAGCGGATTGAGTGCTTCCCTTGCGCGTTTATTTGCCAAAGAAGGAATAACCGTTGCCCTTGCAGCGCGACAGATTGATAAACTTGCTGGTTTAGCAGGAGAAATTGGAGCTTCGCGATTTACTGTCGATGCTTCCAAGCCCGATCAAGTCGAGCAACTATTCAATCAAGTGGAACAGCAATTAGGAGTACCCACAATTGTGATTTATAACCCTAGCGCCAGAATTTCAGGCGCAATTGTTGATTTAGATCCCGTTGAAGTTCTACGAACTCTGGAAATTACTGCCTATGGCGGATTTCTTGTAGCTCAAGCGGCAGCAAAACGATTACTAAAAGTGGGTGAAGGTGCAATTTTCTTTACAGGTGCTTCGGCTAGTGTCAAAGGCTATGCCCGATCCGCTCCCTTTGCGATGGGAAAATTTGCACTGCGTGGTTTAGCTCAAAGCCTTGCCCGTGAATTAGCGCCTCAAAATATCCATGTCGCCCATTTTGTCATTGATGGCGGCATTCGTTCAGACAGACGACCTGAACCAGTTGATAAACCTGATAGTCTGCTCGATCCTGATGCGATCGCGCAGACCTATCTGAGCATTCTGCGCCAGCCTCGTAACGCATGGACATGGGAAATAGAATTACGTCCTTGGGTTGAGACATTTTAA